In the Leishmania donovani BPK282A1 complete genome, chromosome 31 genome, one interval contains:
- a CDS encoding adrenodoxin-like protein: protein MHRKFLLGHLLPRCTLALVPFSASRALSSTPGKVELHVKKRDGTHCQVYVPVGISLMHALRDVSKMDVEGTCNGAMACATCHVKLSAASFKKMEGPSEEEEDVLARALDVEETSRLACQVDLTPELDGLEVELPSYEMNRS from the coding sequence ATGCACCGAAAGTTTCTTCTTGGTCACCTACTCCCGCGCTgcacgctggcgctggtgccgtTCAGTGCTTCGCGTGCACTCAGCAGCACCCCAGGTAAAGTGGAGTTGCACGTCAAGAAGCGAGACGGCACGCACTGCCAAGTGTATGTGCCGGTGGGCATCTCTCTCATGCACGCCCTCCGTGACGTCTCGAAGATGGATGTGGAGGGCACATGCAACGGGGCAATGGCCTGCGCCACGTGTCACGTGAAACTCTCGGCGGCGTCCTTCAAAAAGATGGAAGGGCCCtccgaggaggaagaggacgtTCTGGCCAGGGCTCTAGACGTGGAGGAGACGTCTCGGCTTGCGTGCCAGGTGGACCTGACCCCGGAGTTGGATGGTTtggaggtggagctgccgtCGTACGAGATGAACCGCTCCTAG
- a CDS encoding ferredoxin, 2fe-2s-like protein, which translates to MFVRRRGFSLVTLALPRSLSDAMTPIKLSRLSCSSETGPSPPSASSTTSLRSETPGKVLVRIRDRDGATYERMYNEGDNLMEAIRDDTTLPVEVPGACNGTCQCSTCHVLLRSAEWLGKVEKLFAITDAEQDCLDKAPGVSDASRLSCQLTLSGELNGIEIDLPTSTLDVRWQAAYRRSTKK; encoded by the coding sequence ATGTTTGTCCGTCGCCGCGGTTTTTCTCTTGTGACCTTGGCGCTACCCAGAAGTCTCAGTGATGCGATGACGCCCATCAAGCTCTCCAGGTTATCCTGCAGCTCGGAGACtggcccctctcctccctccgcgTCTTCAACGACGTCCCTCCGCTCCGAGACACCTGGCAAGGTTCTCGTGCGTATCCGCGACCGTGACGGAGCCACGTACGAGCGTATGTACAATGAGGGAGACAACTTGATGGAGGCAATCCGTGACGACACCACCCTGCCGGTGGAGGTGCCGGGGGCCTGCAACGGCACCTGCCAGTGCTCCACCTGCCATGTTCTCCTTCGCTCCGCGGAGTGGTTAGGCAAGGTGGAGAAGCTGTTTGCCATCACGGACGCCGAGCAGGACTGCCTTGATAAGGCGCCTGGCGTATCGGATGCCTCACGGCTCAGCTGCCAGCTCACTTTGTCAGGGGAGCTCAACGGAATTGAAATCGACCTGCCAACGAGCACGCTGGACGTGCGATGGCAGGCTGCCTATCGACGCTCCACCAAGAAGTGA